Proteins from one Deinococcus sp. AB2017081 genomic window:
- a CDS encoding DEAD/DEAH box helicase encodes MDVFEFRNNVINDYASYVRSFISILDPRVERYVAEQFSAGAFWPEPLVQLNPNFEPGGSVTDLVADGVLDPECAHIFQFRREDGTRVPARLHAHQAEAARLGRAGKDFVVTTGTGSGKSLTYIVPIVDHVLRRGSGQGIQAIIVYPMNALANSQMEELEKFLGEQPDERKVTFARYTGQEKKTQKDAVINDPPDILITNYMMLELILTRRDEYKLVERAQGLKFLVFDELHTYRGRQGADVAMLIRRVRDRMDATELQCIGTSATMSSLPRYEDRQAEVAAVASKLFGVAIPVENIIGERLRRVTEGTYDESQLADSVLLPVPEEFGAFIADPLVCWIESTLGLRWNGEAGRLERQAPRRLTGAGSLAAALEAVTGVPEDRCAQAIQERLMRGYALPHPETGRATFAFRLHQFVSKASTVYTTLSDDRSERLTLQGQLFAPGTDRSMRLYPLEFCRSCGHDYYAVRRQSDAATGRTVFTARSPFARNEVSEDGQDGYLYFPATPESRPWPEDYDDMLDRVPTTWLDVQGDTVKLKSDRKKQLPETLRVSPDGEGGPSGARVQFVEESFPYCLHCGVSYSAGTGHLTKLATLSAEGRSTATTLLSMSAVQHLRHSGLPQTAQKILTFSDNRQDASLQSGHFNDFVFVASLRSGLYRALVAAGPEGIEQEDLTRRVYTALNLTLADFAADPSVRFRERDRTIKALQDVLGYHLWADQQAGWKLTMPNLEQSGRLRFAYPYLDEVCAIEADWQSAHPALRQATPDQRQFVAEVLFGWLRRNLAIKTPYLTKDFQSGLEANMGLIDVESMWAITGDELRTLDTAKVVKLGSRPPQGRPDYDVAYLGPMSSFGRLLCRPGTFPLWPDKLKSVDAGVMIEDLFRILGEFIEEVDKGFYQLKGTAMTWLAGDGEQGYDDVLRVLRTDEPPKPNAFFAELYQQPSDRFTHLKSAEHTAQIKADERQDREDKFRSGELPTLFCSPTMELGVDISDLNVVGMRNVPPTPANYAQRSGRAGRSGQPALVTTYATLGNSHDQYFFRNPEKMVNGVVTTPRLELGNEALIRSHLHAIWLAETRAKLDRSLVGVLDMADPTLPVLTTLAENFASVDAFERALNRSQAVLGGLAAQLVNAPWYSEEWVIHTLRGAPQAFNRACNRWRDLYRAAKSQLDYNNGILGDPSKGHLRVTAKQQHNEAEKQIRLLTETGDVEQSDFSTYRYLASEGFLPGYNFARLPLSAYIPGRSVGRSQSEHYLSRPRFLAVSEFGPRAIIYHNGSKYEAHKVILEARGETSELPVVSAQRCSACGYIHPGGATEARDRCEHCGAPLEPQLKHLFRMQSVATRRRERISSDEEERSRIGFEIRTGVRFATQGGQLRRQRNAVLGAEGTELLSLTYGDSATLWRINLGHRNRKNKQDIGYHINVHTAEWVSQKDYEAALKAEKPLPTEKIVPFVEDTRNVLVVQPTTVADERAITTLMSALKNAIQLVYQLEDSELIAELLPDGHSPNSILFFEASEGGAGVLQHLSTHAGAWQRVAQEALSLMHFDPASGEDLGSLRPEPCVAACYDCLMGYGNQMHHELLDRHLVRDLMLGLLTPVLDGAETGDTAAHLAALLRKCDSSLEREFLTFLAERGLRLPNDAQRLIDDHYARPDFAYDGLDVPVVVFIDGPVHTEKSVAERDLKIRKALYNAGYEVLTFTHDTGRWPDIVQNHDYVFGAAT; translated from the coding sequence ATGGATGTCTTCGAGTTCAGGAACAACGTCATCAACGATTACGCCAGCTACGTCCGGTCGTTCATCTCGATCCTGGATCCGAGGGTGGAACGGTATGTCGCGGAGCAATTCTCGGCGGGAGCATTCTGGCCGGAACCGTTGGTGCAGCTGAACCCGAACTTCGAGCCGGGCGGCAGTGTGACGGATCTGGTGGCAGACGGTGTGCTCGATCCCGAGTGCGCACATATCTTCCAGTTCAGACGGGAAGACGGCACCCGCGTGCCTGCCAGGCTGCACGCCCACCAGGCGGAGGCCGCGCGGCTTGGTCGCGCTGGGAAGGACTTCGTCGTCACCACTGGCACCGGCTCCGGGAAATCCCTGACGTACATCGTGCCGATCGTAGATCACGTGCTGCGCCGGGGCAGTGGCCAGGGCATCCAGGCCATCATCGTCTATCCGATGAACGCCCTAGCGAATAGCCAGATGGAAGAGCTGGAAAAGTTCCTCGGTGAGCAACCAGACGAACGCAAAGTCACCTTCGCCCGGTACACCGGTCAGGAAAAGAAGACCCAGAAAGATGCCGTCATCAATGACCCGCCGGACATCCTGATCACCAACTACATGATGCTCGAACTGATCCTGACCCGACGCGACGAGTACAAGCTCGTCGAGCGGGCTCAGGGACTGAAGTTCCTGGTGTTTGATGAGCTTCACACCTACCGGGGACGGCAGGGGGCGGACGTGGCCATGCTGATCCGGCGGGTACGTGACCGCATGGACGCGACGGAGCTGCAATGCATCGGCACCTCCGCGACCATGTCGTCCCTGCCCCGCTATGAAGACCGTCAGGCCGAAGTCGCAGCCGTGGCGTCCAAGCTCTTTGGGGTGGCCATCCCGGTGGAGAACATCATCGGGGAGCGGCTGCGGCGGGTGACGGAGGGCACGTACGACGAGAGCCAGCTGGCTGACAGTGTCCTGCTTCCCGTCCCAGAGGAGTTTGGCGCGTTCATCGCCGACCCACTGGTGTGCTGGATCGAATCCACCCTGGGCCTGCGCTGGAACGGGGAGGCCGGGCGACTGGAACGGCAGGCACCCCGGCGCCTGACCGGTGCAGGGTCGCTGGCCGCAGCCCTCGAAGCCGTGACCGGCGTTCCGGAAGACCGCTGTGCCCAGGCCATCCAGGAACGCCTGATGCGCGGGTATGCCCTCCCCCACCCGGAGACAGGCCGGGCGACCTTTGCGTTCCGCCTGCACCAGTTCGTCAGCAAGGCTTCGACGGTGTATACGACGCTCAGCGACGACCGTTCGGAGCGCCTGACGCTGCAAGGGCAGCTCTTCGCGCCCGGCACCGACCGGAGCATGCGGCTGTATCCGCTGGAATTCTGCCGGTCGTGTGGGCATGACTACTACGCGGTGCGGCGTCAATCCGACGCCGCCACCGGCCGCACAGTCTTCACGGCGCGTTCCCCGTTCGCCCGGAACGAGGTCTCGGAAGACGGCCAGGACGGCTACCTGTATTTCCCGGCCACCCCGGAGAGTCGGCCGTGGCCGGAAGACTACGACGACATGCTCGACCGCGTGCCGACCACCTGGCTGGACGTTCAGGGGGACACAGTCAAGCTGAAGTCAGACCGGAAGAAGCAGTTACCGGAGACCTTGCGGGTCAGTCCCGACGGCGAGGGCGGCCCATCAGGCGCGCGGGTGCAGTTCGTGGAGGAATCGTTCCCGTACTGTCTGCACTGCGGCGTCAGTTACTCGGCGGGCACGGGGCATCTCACCAAGCTCGCCACCCTCAGCGCCGAGGGCCGCTCGACCGCCACGACGCTGCTGAGCATGTCGGCCGTGCAGCACCTGCGGCACAGTGGGCTGCCGCAGACGGCGCAGAAGATTCTGACTTTCAGCGACAACCGCCAGGATGCGTCGTTGCAGTCGGGACATTTCAACGATTTTGTCTTCGTCGCCAGCCTGCGTTCTGGCCTGTACCGGGCCCTGGTGGCGGCCGGCCCGGAGGGCATCGAGCAGGAAGACCTGACGCGCCGGGTCTACACAGCCCTGAACCTGACCCTGGCTGACTTCGCGGCTGATCCCTCTGTCCGGTTCCGGGAACGCGACCGCACCATCAAGGCGCTGCAGGACGTGCTCGGGTACCACCTGTGGGCAGATCAACAGGCGGGCTGGAAGCTCACCATGCCGAACCTGGAACAGAGCGGCCGGCTGCGCTTCGCATATCCGTATCTGGACGAGGTCTGTGCGATCGAGGCGGACTGGCAGAGCGCCCACCCGGCCCTGCGGCAGGCCACACCTGACCAGCGCCAGTTTGTGGCTGAGGTGTTGTTCGGCTGGCTGCGCCGGAACCTGGCCATCAAGACGCCGTATCTGACCAAGGACTTCCAGTCCGGCCTCGAAGCGAACATGGGCCTGATCGACGTCGAGAGCATGTGGGCCATTACCGGGGACGAACTGCGGACGCTCGACACGGCGAAGGTCGTGAAGCTGGGGAGCCGGCCGCCCCAGGGCCGACCGGACTATGACGTCGCGTACCTCGGGCCGATGAGCAGTTTCGGCCGCCTGTTGTGTCGCCCCGGTACGTTCCCGCTGTGGCCGGACAAGCTGAAGAGCGTCGACGCAGGCGTGATGATCGAGGATCTGTTCCGGATCCTGGGGGAATTCATCGAGGAAGTCGACAAGGGCTTCTACCAGTTGAAGGGCACGGCGATGACGTGGCTGGCCGGGGACGGCGAGCAGGGCTACGACGACGTGCTGCGCGTCCTGCGGACGGACGAGCCGCCGAAACCCAACGCCTTCTTCGCGGAGCTGTATCAACAGCCCAGCGACCGCTTCACCCACCTGAAGTCGGCCGAACACACGGCGCAGATCAAGGCGGACGAGCGGCAGGATCGTGAAGACAAGTTCCGGAGCGGGGAACTGCCGACGCTGTTCTGCTCCCCGACCATGGAGCTGGGCGTCGACATCAGCGACCTGAACGTGGTCGGCATGCGCAACGTCCCGCCGACGCCGGCGAACTACGCCCAGCGTTCGGGCCGAGCCGGGCGCAGCGGGCAGCCGGCCCTGGTCACCACCTACGCCACCCTCGGAAACTCACACGACCAGTATTTCTTCCGCAACCCCGAGAAGATGGTGAACGGTGTCGTCACCACGCCCCGGCTGGAACTCGGCAACGAGGCGCTGATCCGCTCGCATCTGCACGCCATCTGGCTGGCCGAGACCCGCGCCAAGCTCGACCGCTCGCTGGTCGGGGTGCTGGACATGGCCGACCCGACCCTGCCCGTGCTGACCACACTGGCCGAGAACTTCGCCAGTGTGGACGCGTTCGAGCGGGCCCTGAACCGCAGCCAGGCCGTGCTGGGCGGATTGGCCGCCCAACTGGTGAACGCGCCGTGGTACTCCGAGGAATGGGTCATCCATACCCTGCGCGGCGCGCCGCAGGCCTTCAACCGCGCCTGCAACCGCTGGCGTGACCTGTACCGGGCGGCCAAGTCTCAGCTCGACTACAACAACGGCATCCTGGGTGACCCATCCAAGGGGCACCTACGGGTGACGGCCAAACAGCAGCACAACGAGGCGGAAAAACAGATCCGGCTGTTGACCGAGACAGGCGACGTCGAGCAGTCGGACTTCTCCACCTACCGCTACCTGGCCAGCGAGGGCTTCCTGCCCGGCTACAATTTCGCGCGCCTCCCCCTGAGCGCGTATATTCCGGGCCGTTCGGTGGGTCGCAGCCAGAGCGAGCACTACCTGTCCCGGCCGCGCTTCCTGGCGGTCAGCGAGTTCGGGCCGCGCGCGATCATCTATCACAACGGCTCGAAGTACGAGGCTCACAAGGTCATCCTGGAAGCCCGCGGCGAGACCAGCGAGCTGCCGGTGGTGTCCGCGCAGCGCTGCTCCGCGTGTGGGTACATCCACCCTGGGGGCGCCACCGAAGCCCGTGACCGCTGCGAGCACTGCGGCGCGCCGCTGGAACCGCAGCTGAAGCACCTCTTCCGGATGCAGAGCGTGGCCACCAGACGCCGGGAACGCATCAGCAGCGACGAGGAAGAGAGATCACGCATCGGCTTCGAGATCCGCACGGGCGTGCGGTTCGCCACGCAGGGCGGCCAGCTGCGCCGCCAGCGCAACGCCGTCCTCGGCGCCGAGGGAACTGAGCTGCTGAGCCTTACCTACGGTGACAGCGCGACCCTGTGGCGCATCAACCTGGGGCACCGCAACCGCAAGAACAAGCAGGACATCGGGTACCACATCAATGTGCACACGGCCGAGTGGGTGAGCCAGAAGGACTACGAGGCTGCCCTGAAAGCCGAGAAACCGCTGCCCACCGAGAAGATCGTGCCCTTCGTTGAGGACACGCGCAACGTCCTGGTTGTCCAGCCGACCACGGTGGCTGACGAGCGCGCCATCACCACCCTGATGTCGGCATTGAAGAACGCCATCCAGCTCGTCTACCAACTCGAAGACAGCGAGTTGATCGCCGAGCTGCTGCCCGACGGCCACTCACCGAACTCGATCCTGTTCTTCGAGGCCTCTGAGGGCGGGGCGGGCGTCCTGCAGCACCTGTCCACCCATGCCGGCGCGTGGCAGCGCGTCGCGCAGGAAGCGCTGTCCCTGATGCACTTCGATCCCGCCAGCGGCGAGGATCTGGGCAGCCTGCGGCCGGAACCGTGCGTAGCCGCCTGCTACGACTGCCTGATGGGTTACGGGAACCAGATGCACCACGAACTGCTCGACCGGCATCTGGTGCGCGACCTGATGCTGGGCCTGCTCACCCCTGTCCTAGACGGTGCGGAGACCGGCGACACGGCGGCGCATCTGGCCGCGCTGCTGAGGAAGTGCGACTCCTCTCTGGAACGGGAATTCCTGACCTTCCTGGCCGAGCGGGGCTTGCGGCTCCCTAATGATGCGCAGCGCCTGATCGACGATCATTACGCGCGGCCGGACTTTGCCTATGACGGATTGGACGTGCCGGTGGTGGTCTTCATCGATGGCCCCGTCCACACCGAGAAGAGCGTGGCCGAGCGCGACCTGAAGATCCGTAAGGCGCTGTACAACGCCGGCTACGAGGTTTTGACCTTCACCCACGACACCGGCCGCTGGCCGGATATTGTCCAGAATCACGACTACGTCTTTGGAGCGGCAACATGA
- a CDS encoding helicase-related protein: protein MKYDIGTMVRARGREWVVQPESSEEFLMLKPLGGSETESTGIYVGTGGEKIESAAFDLPKSTSFSAASSARLLRDAAKLAIRSGAGPFRSLARLGVEPKPYQLVPLLMALRLDPVRLLIADDVGVGKTIEAALIARELIDRGEVQRVAVLCPPHLAEQWQAELRTKFGLDATLVLPTTVKRLERQCRTGQSIFDKFPNVIVSLDFVKSDRWRDEFLKKAPELVIVDEAHTCAEGTEGRSKRHQRYRLLEGLAARNDRHLILVTATPHSGKEDAFRSLLKLLNPEFAKLPPDMSGADNDQIRTQLARHLVQRKRADVRAYMDANTPFPERSDAETTYALHTEYAHLFDDVLNYARESVRDTGEAMNRQRIRWWAALGLLRAMASSPAAAAETLFNRASMADEQDAALIESTGHSLVYDPAEDETDALDTTPGAQTESEASENTRRLLAFAARAEALHGPKDAKLTKLRGIVQDMLGTGHQPIVFCRFIATAEYVAEALRGQLKGVEVRAVTGRLTPDEREGVIAELSAHTPRVLVATDCLSEGINLQRDFSAVIHYDLPWNPTRLEQREGRVDRYGQASPTVRVVTLSGSDNRIDRIILQVLVRKHRTIRGTLGMTVPAPDEVDSILDLVFQKVLLQERKDAIMSPLFELPEQADLDLRWQQAADREVRSRSRFAQNSIRIDDVAQELKATRAALGDTLAVQQFTLDTLKLAGVTVTEKQGRFQVERPALPELRDVFGQGMRVRFDDVQERGSVNLSRNAALTEQLASFVLGQALDDQDDSLAKRAGVIRTAGVTTQTTLLLLRHRFHLNGRKGNRTWQTLAEELDPVAFQGSPDHPVWLGEDAVRALFDLQPDSNLPPQVKQQRLDAVLQDFDTLRPFLATRALTRSESLLEAHTRVRGALRGLGATYALETPAEPDVIGLYIFVPQPAGVRS, encoded by the coding sequence ATGAAGTACGACATCGGCACCATGGTCAGGGCGCGCGGACGCGAATGGGTCGTCCAGCCCGAGTCCAGCGAAGAGTTCCTGATGCTCAAACCCCTCGGGGGCAGCGAGACGGAAAGCACCGGCATCTACGTCGGCACGGGCGGTGAGAAGATCGAGAGCGCGGCGTTTGATCTGCCGAAAAGCACCTCGTTCTCCGCAGCGTCGAGCGCACGCCTGCTGCGGGACGCGGCCAAGCTGGCGATCCGTAGTGGGGCCGGGCCGTTCCGTTCGCTGGCGCGTCTTGGGGTGGAACCCAAGCCGTACCAGTTGGTGCCGTTATTGATGGCCCTGCGCCTCGATCCGGTGCGGCTGCTCATCGCCGACGACGTGGGCGTCGGCAAGACCATCGAGGCGGCCCTGATCGCCCGTGAACTCATTGACCGTGGTGAGGTGCAGCGCGTGGCCGTGCTTTGCCCGCCACATCTGGCTGAGCAGTGGCAGGCCGAACTGCGCACCAAGTTCGGGCTCGACGCGACCCTGGTGCTGCCCACCACGGTCAAGCGCCTGGAACGCCAGTGCCGCACCGGCCAGAGCATCTTCGACAAGTTTCCGAACGTGATCGTCTCGCTCGACTTCGTGAAGAGCGACCGCTGGCGTGACGAGTTCCTAAAAAAGGCTCCGGAACTGGTGATCGTGGATGAGGCGCACACCTGCGCCGAGGGCACCGAGGGACGCAGCAAGCGCCACCAGCGCTACCGGCTGCTCGAAGGACTGGCCGCCAGGAACGACCGCCACCTGATTCTGGTCACGGCCACGCCACACAGCGGCAAGGAGGACGCCTTCCGCTCGCTGCTGAAACTGCTCAATCCAGAGTTCGCCAAGTTGCCACCGGACATGTCCGGAGCCGACAACGACCAGATCCGGACGCAACTGGCCCGGCACCTCGTCCAGCGCAAGCGGGCCGACGTGCGAGCCTACATGGACGCCAATACCCCATTCCCGGAACGCAGCGACGCGGAGACCACGTACGCCCTGCACACCGAGTACGCGCACCTGTTCGACGACGTGCTCAACTACGCCCGCGAAAGTGTGCGGGACACCGGTGAGGCCATGAACCGTCAGCGTATCCGCTGGTGGGCCGCCCTGGGGCTGCTGCGCGCCATGGCGTCCAGCCCTGCTGCCGCGGCCGAGACGCTGTTTAACCGCGCCAGCATGGCGGACGAACAGGACGCCGCCCTGATCGAGAGCACCGGGCACAGCCTGGTCTACGACCCGGCCGAGGACGAGACCGACGCCCTGGACACCACGCCCGGCGCTCAGACCGAGTCTGAGGCCAGCGAGAATACCCGCCGGCTGCTGGCCTTTGCGGCACGCGCCGAGGCGCTACATGGCCCCAAGGACGCCAAGCTGACCAAACTCAGGGGCATCGTGCAGGACATGCTGGGCACCGGGCACCAGCCCATCGTGTTCTGCCGCTTCATTGCGACTGCCGAGTATGTCGCCGAGGCGCTGCGCGGCCAGCTGAAAGGGGTGGAGGTGCGCGCCGTCACTGGCCGCCTGACACCTGACGAGCGCGAAGGGGTGATCGCCGAACTCTCGGCCCACACCCCGCGCGTACTGGTGGCCACGGACTGTCTCTCCGAGGGCATCAACCTGCAGCGCGACTTCAGCGCCGTCATCCACTACGACCTGCCGTGGAACCCCACGCGGCTGGAACAGCGTGAAGGCCGCGTCGACCGCTACGGTCAGGCCAGTCCTACCGTGCGGGTCGTGACGCTGTCCGGCTCGGACAACCGCATCGACCGGATCATCCTGCAGGTGCTCGTCCGCAAACACCGCACCATCCGAGGGACGCTGGGCATGACCGTGCCGGCCCCGGATGAGGTGGACAGCATCCTCGACCTGGTGTTCCAGAAGGTGCTGCTTCAGGAACGCAAGGACGCGATCATGTCTCCCCTGTTCGAACTGCCCGAGCAGGCCGACCTGGATCTGCGCTGGCAGCAGGCCGCCGACCGGGAAGTCCGTTCCCGCAGCCGGTTCGCGCAGAACAGCATCCGTATCGACGACGTGGCCCAGGAACTGAAGGCCACCCGCGCGGCCCTGGGGGACACGCTGGCCGTGCAGCAGTTCACGCTGGATACCCTGAAGCTGGCCGGCGTGACCGTGACCGAGAAGCAGGGGCGCTTCCAGGTGGAGCGCCCCGCCCTGCCGGAACTGCGCGATGTGTTCGGACAGGGGATGCGCGTGCGCTTCGATGACGTGCAGGAACGTGGCTCGGTGAACCTGAGCCGCAACGCTGCCCTGACCGAACAGCTGGCTTCTTTCGTGCTCGGGCAGGCGCTGGACGACCAGGACGACAGCCTCGCCAAGCGCGCCGGGGTGATCCGAACGGCCGGCGTGACCACGCAGACGACGCTGCTGCTGCTCCGTCACCGCTTCCACCTGAATGGCCGCAAGGGGAACCGCACGTGGCAGACCCTGGCCGAGGAACTCGATCCTGTGGCTTTCCAGGGCAGCCCGGATCATCCTGTGTGGCTGGGCGAGGACGCCGTTCGCGCCCTGTTCGACTTGCAGCCGGACAGCAACCTGCCGCCGCAGGTGAAGCAGCAGCGACTGGACGCGGTCTTGCAGGACTTCGACACCCTGCGCCCCTTCCTCGCCACAAGGGCCCTGACGCGCTCGGAGAGCCTGCTTGAAGCCCATACCCGTGTTCGTGGTGCGCTGCGCGGCCTGGGGGCCACCTACGCGCTGGAAACGCCTGCCGAGCCGGACGTGATCGGCCTGTACATCTTCGTGCCGCAGCCGGCCGGGGTGCGGTCATGA